The Candidatus Zixiibacteriota bacterium genome includes a window with the following:
- a CDS encoding TlpA disulfide reductase family protein: MKKILMIGPSLIALLVFGCGSSDTTQEHNSGTQAAAQSTTTQSKVPASTGTTVSFAAYDVDGFLHQSDEWIGKQPVVINFWGTWCPPCRAEIPDLVRIYNDYRDKGIELVGIAVRDQPNNVKQFAGKNGMDWPMLMVDENVIAGFPDIRNVPTTIFFDRNGNEVQRFVGGRDYETFKQAFEQIL, from the coding sequence ATGAAGAAGATCTTGATGATAGGCCCTTCCCTGATAGCGTTGTTGGTGTTCGGCTGCGGTAGTTCCGACACCACCCAGGAACACAACTCCGGGACACAGGCAGCGGCACAAAGCACGACTACACAGAGTAAAGTACCCGCCTCCACCGGGACAACCGTTTCGTTTGCGGCGTATGATGTCGATGGTTTTTTACACCAGTCCGATGAGTGGATCGGTAAACAGCCGGTGGTGATTAATTTCTGGGGCACCTGGTGTCCCCCCTGTCGTGCCGAAATACCCGATCTCGTACGTATTTACAACGATTACCGCGACAAGGGAATTGAGTTAGTCGGCATTGCCGTCAGGGACCAACCGAACAACGTCAAGCAGTTCGCCGGAAAAAACGGCATGGACTGGCCCATGCTCATGGTTGATGAGAATGTTATAGCCGGTTTCCCGGATATACGGAATGTGCCGACCACGATCTTCTTCGACCGCAACGGCAACGAAGTACAAAGGTTTGTCGGTGGTCGCGATTACGAAACTTTCAAGCAGGCTTTCGAACAAATTCTCTAG
- a CDS encoding cytochrome ubiquinol oxidase subunit I, producing MDYPFWDTGLSYGWLMAGIAVIHVFVSHFAIGGGLYLAVAETRARRKNDADALGFLQGLSKFFVLTTLVFGALTGVGIWFIIGLLNPAATELLIHNFVWGWATEWCFFLIEIMAAIIYLYGWKSMSARNHMTVGWIYFGAAWMSLFIINGILSFMLSPGDWIVTGSFWDGFFNPTFFSSLILRTGICVMLAGLFALLVVSVRKSDDFKRRTVTYNAWWAIVGLVIMVPSLFWYWASIPANITQTALNMMPTPIISWGLTFKLLIAVAVLVLLFGLLLRKAVSLPVALVMMALGLVWFGAFEFFRESVRKPYVVSDYMYGNGMEVARADQYLQEGLLLNMKYRTGDDGADLFRHACRSCHTVDGYKALKPAYDGMDEELIANTMVGLHVMRGNMPPFLGNEDEAGLLAAHIYKHTDHRSVAEIYGLSRVDLGRKVYDLRCGKCHVFGGYNDKSSSILGLSEQDIYDLLEMAGDLAEEMPPFTGDSTEAAAFVEFLMFKTKAAEGGAL from the coding sequence ATGGACTATCCTTTTTGGGACACCGGTCTGTCATACGGCTGGTTGATGGCCGGTATCGCAGTGATCCATGTCTTCGTCTCGCATTTCGCCATCGGAGGGGGCCTTTATCTGGCCGTGGCGGAAACTCGAGCCCGGAGGAAAAACGATGCCGATGCCTTGGGGTTTCTTCAGGGTCTGAGCAAATTTTTCGTACTGACCACCCTGGTGTTCGGCGCCCTGACCGGTGTTGGGATCTGGTTCATTATCGGTCTGCTTAATCCGGCGGCCACGGAATTATTAATCCACAATTTCGTCTGGGGCTGGGCCACCGAATGGTGTTTTTTCCTCATCGAAATCATGGCGGCCATAATCTACCTGTATGGTTGGAAGTCGATGTCGGCGAGGAACCATATGACCGTTGGCTGGATTTATTTCGGAGCGGCCTGGATGTCGCTGTTTATTATTAACGGCATCCTCAGTTTTATGCTCTCGCCGGGAGACTGGATCGTTACCGGAAGTTTCTGGGACGGTTTCTTCAATCCGACTTTCTTCTCTTCGCTTATCCTGAGGACGGGTATTTGTGTCATGCTGGCCGGTCTGTTTGCCCTTTTAGTAGTCAGTGTGCGTAAATCGGACGATTTCAAAAGACGCACGGTGACTTACAATGCCTGGTGGGCGATAGTCGGTTTGGTAATCATGGTCCCGAGTCTCTTTTGGTACTGGGCATCCATCCCGGCCAATATCACCCAGACGGCGCTCAATATGATGCCGACTCCGATTATTTCCTGGGGGCTGACTTTCAAGCTGCTGATTGCCGTGGCGGTCCTGGTGCTGCTGTTTGGCCTGTTGCTGCGTAAAGCGGTTTCCCTGCCGGTAGCGCTGGTGATGATGGCGCTGGGATTGGTGTGGTTTGGAGCTTTTGAATTCTTCCGCGAATCGGTTCGCAAGCCGTATGTCGTCTCCGATTACATGTACGGTAACGGTATGGAGGTAGCCAGGGCCGATCAGTATCTCCAGGAGGGACTCTTGCTGAATATGAAATACCGTACTGGCGACGACGGTGCGGATTTGTTTCGTCATGCCTGTCGCTCCTGTCATACGGTCGACGGTTACAAGGCGCTCAAGCCGGCTTATGACGGTATGGATGAAGAGCTCATTGCCAATACGATGGTCGGTTTGCATGTCATGCGCGGCAACATGCCGCCCTTCCTCGGAAATGAAGATGAAGCCGGATTACTCGCTGCCCATATTTACAAGCACACGGATCATAGGTCAGTGGCTGAGATTTACGGTCTTTCGAGAGTTGATCTGGGACGAAAGGTGTATGACCTGCGCTGCGGCAAATGCCATGTTTTTGGCGGGTATAATGATAAATCATCGTCGATTCTGGGGCTCAGTGAACAGGACATCTATGACCTGCTCGAAATGGCCGGTGATCTGGCCGAGGAGATGCCGCCGTTTACGGGCGACAGCACTGAGGCGGCAGCTTTCGTGGAATTTCTCATGTTTAAGACTAAAGCTGCGGAAGGAGGTGCACTATGA
- a CDS encoding GNAT family N-acetyltransferase, with protein sequence MENRIRQLTPDDYDDIIRVWADAGLPYRPDGRDSREHINSEMERSDTAFYGLFEDDRMVAVGVMTYDGRKGWINRVAVDPDCRGRGLAVEIVEAGERFLRGLGAQVIACLIEGQNLPSMALFGKMGYSYHEDILYFSKRDSSNV encoded by the coding sequence ATGGAAAACCGCATAAGACAACTGACTCCCGATGATTACGACGACATTATCCGGGTTTGGGCCGATGCCGGATTGCCGTATCGTCCCGACGGACGGGACAGTCGCGAACATATCAACAGCGAAATGGAACGTTCCGATACGGCTTTCTACGGATTGTTCGAAGACGACCGCATGGTGGCGGTTGGAGTGATGACTTACGACGGTCGCAAGGGATGGATCAACCGGGTCGCGGTAGATCCGGACTGCCGCGGTCGTGGTCTGGCGGTGGAAATTGTCGAAGCCGGGGAGAGGTTTCTTCGGGGGCTCGGAGCGCAAGTTATTGCCTGTCTGATCGAAGGACAGAATTTACCTTCAATGGCGTTGTTTGGGAAAATGGGTTACAGCTACCATGAGGATATCCTATATTTCTCCAAGCGCGACTCCAGCAATGTTTGA
- a CDS encoding DUF116 domain-containing protein yields the protein MNNPAPTYCLDSTFRRRLREFTDEFISSGYDRFSREFNGLDRYIEQALKDDCGERLRRTPKVKYLLEMVSFQILDDLNREAFNTAPKTLLVIPDCLSLHNPDCLKEDGPFGDICRQCTPSCQANQMVALADRYNIPAVFSKRNLEQQLKHYRDELGDYGVIGVACINMLAAGMRSAAEVEVPARGVLLNFSGCEHWQNQPCASEFSMTWLEEILTEKYGKPHKTTDSR from the coding sequence ATGAATAATCCCGCTCCGACTTACTGCCTCGATTCAACGTTCCGACGTCGTCTGCGCGAATTTACCGATGAGTTTATATCTTCAGGGTATGATCGTTTCTCCCGCGAATTTAACGGTCTGGATCGGTATATTGAACAAGCCTTAAAAGATGACTGCGGAGAACGACTGCGGCGGACTCCAAAGGTTAAATACCTGTTGGAAATGGTTTCCTTTCAAATTCTCGATGATCTCAATCGCGAGGCTTTTAATACTGCTCCCAAGACCCTTCTGGTTATACCGGATTGCCTTTCTTTACATAATCCGGACTGCCTTAAGGAAGATGGACCGTTCGGTGATATTTGCCGGCAATGTACTCCCTCCTGTCAGGCCAATCAGATGGTCGCTTTGGCCGATCGTTATAATATCCCGGCAGTATTCTCCAAACGGAATTTGGAGCAGCAGTTGAAACACTATCGAGATGAGTTGGGGGATTACGGAGTAATCGGGGTAGCTTGTATCAATATGCTGGCTGCCGGTATGCGCTCGGCGGCTGAGGTCGAAGTTCCGGCTCGAGGTGTTCTGTTAAACTTCAGCGGCTGTGAACACTGGCAGAACCAACCTTGTGCGTCTGAATTCAGTATGACCTGGCTCGAAGAAATTCTCACGGAGAAATATGGAAAACCGCATAAGACAACTGACTCCCGATGA
- a CDS encoding tetratricopeptide repeat protein produces the protein MRIAIFLILTGIILSCGNHPDVIRTNHQPSQLATLAVDSLSDREADSDASLKEGLALFRTGNYERAQTLFEKSLEENYRNWKAHYYLGLTLRLRDMPDQALAALHHGLRLAPDDPRARSRIYVAIGEVSESTGAIGKARISFMTALQIWPESDSARDGLARLENLDPADSR, from the coding sequence TTGAGAATTGCGATTTTTCTGATCCTGACCGGGATAATCCTTTCCTGTGGAAATCACCCGGATGTAATCAGGACCAATCACCAGCCTTCTCAATTAGCAACTCTTGCGGTCGACAGTCTGTCCGACAGGGAGGCGGATTCGGATGCCTCGCTCAAGGAAGGACTGGCGTTGTTCCGTACCGGTAATTACGAACGGGCTCAGACATTGTTCGAAAAATCGCTGGAGGAAAATTACCGCAACTGGAAAGCGCATTATTATCTGGGATTGACTTTACGCCTTAGGGATATGCCGGATCAGGCCCTGGCGGCTCTCCATCACGGCCTTCGTCTCGCCCCCGATGATCCCCGCGCCAGAAGCCGGATATATGTGGCTATTGGCGAAGTTTCGGAATCAACCGGCGCGATCGGCAAGGCTCGGATCAGCTTTATGACCGCCTTGCAGATTTGGCCGGAATCGGATTCTGCCCGGGACGGATTAGCCCGGCTGGAAAACCTCGATCCGGCCGACAGTCGCTGA
- a CDS encoding type III pantothenate kinase: MLLAVDIGNTNIVLGLFSGDQLQATARLSTRERMTSDEAGFLIDGFLRRSGIDSTVVTHSVVGSVVPRLTGALTRALESRLPGHPVVVTSSCKLPMSIEIDRPAQLGADRIANGVAGLAFYGKPLIVVDFGTATTFDVVDANNRYLGGVIIPGPETSMKELARKAAQLHEISLVHPSAVVGKSTELALQSGLFYGTLGQVDRIVDEILRETGFSKCHIVATGGLAYGIEEFSRHVELVEPTLTLHGLRIIGEMNRE, encoded by the coding sequence TTGCTACTAGCCGTCGATATCGGCAATACGAACATCGTTCTGGGATTGTTCTCCGGAGATCAACTCCAGGCGACAGCACGGTTGTCAACACGTGAACGGATGACCTCCGATGAAGCCGGCTTTTTGATCGACGGATTTCTCAGGCGTTCCGGGATTGACAGCACCGTTGTAACTCACAGCGTTGTCGGATCAGTAGTGCCGCGTCTGACCGGTGCTCTTACGCGGGCGCTGGAATCCCGTCTTCCCGGTCACCCGGTCGTAGTTACATCCTCATGCAAGCTGCCCATGTCCATTGAGATAGATCGACCGGCACAATTGGGCGCTGATCGTATCGCCAATGGTGTGGCCGGCCTGGCATTTTACGGCAAACCGCTGATCGTTGTCGATTTCGGCACCGCCACCACCTTTGACGTCGTTGACGCCAATAATCGATATCTTGGCGGAGTCATTATTCCCGGCCCGGAAACCTCAATGAAGGAGCTGGCGCGCAAGGCTGCACAGTTACACGAGATAAGTCTGGTACATCCCTCCGCTGTCGTGGGTAAATCGACTGAACTGGCTCTGCAATCAGGACTGTTTTACGGCACGCTCGGGCAGGTTGATCGAATTGTCGACGAGATTCTTCGTGAAACCGGTTTCTCAAAATGTCATATAGTTGCCACCGGCGGGCTGGCTTATGGAATAGAAGAATTCTCAAGGCACGTCGAACTGGTGGAACCGACCCTGACGCTTCATGGTTTACGCATCATCGGCGAAATGAACCGGGAATAA
- a CDS encoding DUF2914 domain-containing protein, with translation MGKLVFSFLAVLLILVAAGAAQTGDEATPDKTTGITIEAVLCSDVVDRLPTGEADSFGDDIGKVCLWTRVKGAVDTTFIKHNWYFEGKEMASVELSVKSANWRTYSSKNILPEWDGNWEVKVVDASGQTLVSKKFTVTRTEKQ, from the coding sequence ATGGGTAAACTGGTTTTCTCATTCCTGGCAGTTTTGTTAATCCTGGTTGCCGCGGGAGCCGCTCAAACCGGAGATGAAGCAACGCCGGATAAAACCACCGGCATAACCATCGAAGCAGTTCTGTGCTCCGACGTGGTGGATCGTCTGCCGACAGGTGAAGCAGACAGCTTCGGCGATGATATCGGTAAAGTCTGCCTCTGGACCAGAGTTAAAGGCGCCGTCGACACAACCTTCATCAAACACAATTGGTATTTCGAGGGGAAGGAGATGGCTAGTGTTGAGCTGTCTGTCAAGAGCGCTAACTGGCGGACATACAGTTCCAAGAACATCCTTCCCGAATGGGACGGGAACTGGGAAGTGAAAGTGGTTGATGCTTCCGGACAGACACTGGTTTCGAAGAAATTCACTGTAACTCGAACCGAAAAGCAGTAA